In Crassostrea angulata isolate pt1a10 chromosome 4, ASM2561291v2, whole genome shotgun sequence, one genomic interval encodes:
- the LOC128180308 gene encoding fibroblast growth factor receptor-like 1 isoform X2: MVVWILLASTIAVTVSALGPPQYVGDGRSRQIARVNHTKKLLCPVEGDPFPFIEWKKDGESINELWDNHKVMKDGSLRIKDIEVENAGKYVCKATNGFGSISVNYTLVVVDEEKDVVSVDGTEVYAKSHEEDLTKEGAPPRFTSPEKMKRQKIIRPVNSSLRLRCKATGNPRPQISWMKDHQELYSRDSGRRSSWTLRLSDLQQMDSGLYTCVVWNRLGSVNFTYHIEVIDKIMSKPELLAPHPLNTTVNAGETASLQCKINSEMQPHIQWLKRVDDPKFKSNNTIVISKQPFIILKSSEIGSGSDGTYLNKFVIHHVTEADGGMYICLAANTMGFSWRSAHLIVKSKHHENHYSYPIERSNLNLPLVIGVPGGILLVVIIMAFLFFQRRRKTQYHQGAIVNGPHFNRVPTQDPEPYLGSMHSGEVKTNIHVNPIHGTQHKNLYAGIPSPHHMLSSREKLSKNSQSIDFYTDISSVSQSHHNPHHHMQQYSYNGP, encoded by the exons GGCCTCCCCAGTATGTAGGGGACGGAAGGAGTCGTCAAATCGCGAGAGTGAACCACACCAAGAAGTTACTGTGCCCAGTGGAGGGGGATCCGTTTCCTTTCATTGAGTGGAAAAAAGACGGTGAAAGTATCAATGAACTGTGGGACAATCACAAAGTGATGAAAGATGGATCTCTACGAATTAAAGACATAGAAGTGGAGAATGCCGGGAAATATGTGTGTAAAGCCACCAATGGATTCGGCAGCATCTCAGTGAACTATACCCTGGTTGTTGTTG atgaagAAAAAGATGTGGTTTCAGTCGATGGTACAGAAGTTTACGCCAAGTCGCACGAAGAGGACCTGACTAAAGAAGGAG CGCCCCCTAGATTCACGAGTCCAGAGAAGATGAAGCGACAGAAGATAATCCGTCCGGTCAACAGCTCGCTGCGTCTCCGGTGCAAGGCGACGGGTAACCCCCGCCCCCAGATTTCCTGGATGAAGGACCACCAGGAACTGTATTCCCGGGACAGTGGACGGAGATCCTCTTGGACCCTCCGACTCTCCGACCTACAGCAGATGGACTCGGGATTGTACACCTGTGTCGTGTGGAACCGTCTGGGCTCCGTCAACTTTACCTATCACATTGAGGTCATCG ACAAGATCATGTCCAAGCCAGAGCTGTTAGCCCCCCACCCCCTCAACACGACGGTCAATGCCGGAGAGACGGCCTCCCTCCAATGTAAAATCAACAGCGAGATGCAGCCTCACATACAG TGGCTGAAGCGGGTGGATGACCCCAAGTTCAAGTCCAATAACACCATAGTGATCAGTAAACAGCCGTTCATCATCCTGAAGTCCAGTGAGATCGGGAGCGGATCCGACGGCACGTACCTCAATAAGTTTGTGATCCATCACGTGACTGAGGCCGACGGAGGGATGTACATCTGTCTGGCTGCGAACACAATGGGATTCAGCTGGAGGAGCGCTCATCTCATCGTCAAATCCA AGCATCATGAGAACCATTATTCCTACCCGATCGAGCGCAGCAATTTGAATCTTCCCCTGGTGATCGGCGTACCAGGAGGAATTCTACTTGTGGTGATAATCATGGCGTTCCTTTTCTTCCAACGTCGGCGGAAGACCCAATACCACCAGGGGGCGATAGTCAATGGTCCCCACTTTAACCGGGTCCCCACCCAGGATCCCGAACCTTACCTAGGGAGCATGCACTCCGGCGAAGTGAAGACAAACATTCATGTGAACCCCATACATGGGACACAGCACAAGAACTTGTACGCTGGCATCCCCAGCCCCCATCATATGTTGTCCAGTCGGGAAAAGCTTTCCAAGAACAGTCAGAGTATAGACTTCTATACAGACATTTCCTCTGTGTCGCAGAGCCATCATAATCCTCATCATCACATGCAACAGTATTCCTATAACGGGCCGTGA
- the LOC128180308 gene encoding fibroblast growth factor receptor-like 1 isoform X1 gives MEIDKRVKLGSSEKMVVWILLASTIAVTVSALGPPQYVGDGRSRQIARVNHTKKLLCPVEGDPFPFIEWKKDGESINELWDNHKVMKDGSLRIKDIEVENAGKYVCKATNGFGSISVNYTLVVVDEEKDVVSVDGTEVYAKSHEEDLTKEGAPPRFTSPEKMKRQKIIRPVNSSLRLRCKATGNPRPQISWMKDHQELYSRDSGRRSSWTLRLSDLQQMDSGLYTCVVWNRLGSVNFTYHIEVIDKIMSKPELLAPHPLNTTVNAGETASLQCKINSEMQPHIQWLKRVDDPKFKSNNTIVISKQPFIILKSSEIGSGSDGTYLNKFVIHHVTEADGGMYICLAANTMGFSWRSAHLIVKSKHHENHYSYPIERSNLNLPLVIGVPGGILLVVIIMAFLFFQRRRKTQYHQGAIVNGPHFNRVPTQDPEPYLGSMHSGEVKTNIHVNPIHGTQHKNLYAGIPSPHHMLSSREKLSKNSQSIDFYTDISSVSQSHHNPHHHMQQYSYNGP, from the exons GGCCTCCCCAGTATGTAGGGGACGGAAGGAGTCGTCAAATCGCGAGAGTGAACCACACCAAGAAGTTACTGTGCCCAGTGGAGGGGGATCCGTTTCCTTTCATTGAGTGGAAAAAAGACGGTGAAAGTATCAATGAACTGTGGGACAATCACAAAGTGATGAAAGATGGATCTCTACGAATTAAAGACATAGAAGTGGAGAATGCCGGGAAATATGTGTGTAAAGCCACCAATGGATTCGGCAGCATCTCAGTGAACTATACCCTGGTTGTTGTTG atgaagAAAAAGATGTGGTTTCAGTCGATGGTACAGAAGTTTACGCCAAGTCGCACGAAGAGGACCTGACTAAAGAAGGAG CGCCCCCTAGATTCACGAGTCCAGAGAAGATGAAGCGACAGAAGATAATCCGTCCGGTCAACAGCTCGCTGCGTCTCCGGTGCAAGGCGACGGGTAACCCCCGCCCCCAGATTTCCTGGATGAAGGACCACCAGGAACTGTATTCCCGGGACAGTGGACGGAGATCCTCTTGGACCCTCCGACTCTCCGACCTACAGCAGATGGACTCGGGATTGTACACCTGTGTCGTGTGGAACCGTCTGGGCTCCGTCAACTTTACCTATCACATTGAGGTCATCG ACAAGATCATGTCCAAGCCAGAGCTGTTAGCCCCCCACCCCCTCAACACGACGGTCAATGCCGGAGAGACGGCCTCCCTCCAATGTAAAATCAACAGCGAGATGCAGCCTCACATACAG TGGCTGAAGCGGGTGGATGACCCCAAGTTCAAGTCCAATAACACCATAGTGATCAGTAAACAGCCGTTCATCATCCTGAAGTCCAGTGAGATCGGGAGCGGATCCGACGGCACGTACCTCAATAAGTTTGTGATCCATCACGTGACTGAGGCCGACGGAGGGATGTACATCTGTCTGGCTGCGAACACAATGGGATTCAGCTGGAGGAGCGCTCATCTCATCGTCAAATCCA AGCATCATGAGAACCATTATTCCTACCCGATCGAGCGCAGCAATTTGAATCTTCCCCTGGTGATCGGCGTACCAGGAGGAATTCTACTTGTGGTGATAATCATGGCGTTCCTTTTCTTCCAACGTCGGCGGAAGACCCAATACCACCAGGGGGCGATAGTCAATGGTCCCCACTTTAACCGGGTCCCCACCCAGGATCCCGAACCTTACCTAGGGAGCATGCACTCCGGCGAAGTGAAGACAAACATTCATGTGAACCCCATACATGGGACACAGCACAAGAACTTGTACGCTGGCATCCCCAGCCCCCATCATATGTTGTCCAGTCGGGAAAAGCTTTCCAAGAACAGTCAGAGTATAGACTTCTATACAGACATTTCCTCTGTGTCGCAGAGCCATCATAATCCTCATCATCACATGCAACAGTATTCCTATAACGGGCCGTGA